The genomic stretch TTGATATCGATAGCGGGGAACACGCGCCGGTCGGAGAGCTTGCGGTCCAGCACCAACTCCATGTTGCCGGTCCCCTTGAACTCCTCGAAAATCACGTCGTCCATACGGCTTCCGGTCTCGATCAATGCGGTGGCGACGATGGTCAGGCTGCCGCCGAACTCGATGTTCCGGGCCGCGCCGAAGAAACGTTTGGGTCGCTGCAGGGCGTTGGAGTCGACGCCGCCGGAAAGGATCTTACCGCTGTGGGGGACCACCGTGTTGTGAGCCCGCGCCAGACGGGTGATCGAATCGAGCAAGATGACCACGTCCCTGCCGTGCTCCACCAGGCGCCGCGCTTTTTCGATCACCATCTCCGCCACCTGCACGTGCCGCACCGCCGGCTCGTCGAAGGTGGAGCTGATCACCTCCCCCTTGACGGAGCGCTCCATGTCGGTGACCTCCTCGGGACGTTCGTCGATCAGAAGGACGATGAGGAGCACCTCGGGGGTGTTGGCGGTGATGGCGTTGGCGATCTGCTGGAGGAGAACGGTCTTGCCGCTTTTGGGGGGCGAAACGATCAGCCCCCGCTGTCCCTTGCCGATCGGACAGAGGAGATCCACGATCCGCGTGCTGATCTGTTTCGGGTCGTGCTCGAGTGAGAAACGCTCGTTCGGATGGAGGGGGGTCAGGCTGTCGAAGTTGACCTTCTGCTTCGCCGCCTCCGGGTTCTCCATGTTGATCGCTTCGACGCGGAGCAGGGCGAAATAACGCTCGCTCTCCTTGGGCGGGCGAACCTGTCCGGAGATGGTGTCGCCGGTACGCAGATCGAAACGCTTGATCTGGGAGGGCGAGACGTAGATATCGTCCGGGCCGGGCAGATAGTTATACTCCGGCGACCGGAGAAACCCGTATCCCTCCGGGAGTATCTCCAGAACGCCCTGGCCGAAAATGAGCCCGTTCTTTTCGGTTTGGGCGCCCAGGATCTTGAAGATGAGCTCCTGCTTCCGGAGGCCGCTGGTGCCGGTCAGCTTCAGGTCCTGGGCGAACTCGAGAAGCTCGGACACCGTTTTGTGTTTCATTTCGGCAAGATCCACCGGATCACCTCGCTTCGCGGGGCGACTCCCCGCGGGGGCTTATTTTACCCTTTTCTTCGGATCAACTGCTGGCGGAAGGACCTTCCTGCCTTCTACGAGTTCGGATCCCGACTGGTATTAGGATCACGCGATCGTTCGGCTAGCTCATTCGGAGAAGATTGAGTCAGCAAGAAGACACCGGGGGCTGGATGCCCT from Candidatus Eisenbacteria bacterium encodes the following:
- the rho gene encoding transcription termination factor Rho, with amino-acid sequence MDLAEMKHKTVSELLEFAQDLKLTGTSGLRKQELIFKILGAQTEKNGLIFGQGVLEILPEGYGFLRSPEYNYLPGPDDIYVSPSQIKRFDLRTGDTISGQVRPPKESERYFALLRVEAINMENPEAAKQKVNFDSLTPLHPNERFSLEHDPKQISTRIVDLLCPIGKGQRGLIVSPPKSGKTVLLQQIANAITANTPEVLLIVLLIDERPEEVTDMERSVKGEVISSTFDEPAVRHVQVAEMVIEKARRLVEHGRDVVILLDSITRLARAHNTVVPHSGKILSGGVDSNALQRPKRFFGAARNIEFGGSLTIVATALIETGSRMDDVIFEEFKGTGNMELVLDRKLSDRRVFPAIDINRSGTRKEELLMKPDVLNRIWILRKFLSERNPLEAMEFLVERLMKTKSNKQFLESMNQ